A portion of the Parus major isolate Abel unplaced genomic scaffold, Parus_major1.1 Scaffold405, whole genome shotgun sequence genome contains these proteins:
- the LOC117243654 gene encoding endogenous retrovirus group 3 member 1 Env polyprotein-like, whose translation MGGRVICIGLPWVFLLLTLQEGEGIPCDKCYYPIYAGESWTAILRIHTNPSPLCINFSELTTCEEDGKIYWMSENVGDFKRKLLGECPMKEKWICSEIKPEERDNEGGGDYRSDWVKEKEIKGIVKQGPGIQALGGKNLFLDLAERISREFNITSCWICGDTQMAEIWPWEGIPLTPQNLLRASEQGKTSLDKRSLEEVWSLWSDVIGEECIWRKGPRFKFYVGELPCKRYFVMNDTHKWWIPRAPHLYWAKEKEPRCSYVEREKFYECATTDPNPNPLWGDKRLAKFWHHIGVDTIEPPGFWRAPINFYWICGRSAYVMLPKDWAGSCTLGIIKPSFFLLPRLEGQHLGVPLYDELKRKRREMLTGGTQKWGDDEWPPERIIATYGPATWAQDGSWGYRTPIYMLNRLIRLQAVVEIISNQSSLALDLLSAQARQMRTTIYQNRLALDYLLAEEGGVCGKFNSSECCIEIDDHSEVIKNITTNIRKLAHVPVQKWSSLVKTSWWNNLFNGEWWKKLLIVIGCILTVSLSSLV comes from the coding sequence ATGGGTGGGAGAGTTATCTGCATCGGACTCCCATGGGTATTCCTCCTGTTGACTCTCCAAGAAGGGGAAGGGATCCCTTGCGACAAATGCTACTACCCCATATATGCAGGAGAATCTTGGACAGCCATCCTCAGAATCCATACGAACCCGAGTCCCCTATGTATCAACTTTTCAGAGTTAACCACTTGTGAAGAGGATGGTAAGATTTATTGGATGTCCGAAAATGTAGGTGATTTTAAGCGAAAACTGTTGGGGGAATGtcctatgaaagaaaaatggatctGTTCGGAAATAAAGCCAGAAGAGAGGGATAATGAAGGGGGCGGAGACTACAGATCAGACTGGgttaaggaaaaggaaataaaagggatAGTCAAACAGGGTCCTGGGATACAGGCATTAGGAGGAAAGAATCTCTTCCTGGACTTAGCTGAGAGGATAAGTCGGGAATTTAACATCACTAGCTGCTGGATTTGTGGAGACACCCAAATGGCGGAGATCTGGCCATGGGAAGGGATACCTCTAACCCCACAAAACTTACTAAGGGCATCAGAACAAGGGAAGACATCTCTAGATAAGAGGTCCTTGGAGGAAGTATGGAGTCTGTGGTCTGATGTCATCGGAGAAGAATGCATTTGGAGAAAAGGACCCCGGTTTAAGTTCTATGTGGGTGAGTTGCCATGTAAAAGATACTTTGTAATGAATGACACGCATAAATGGTGGATTCCTCGAGCTCCTCATTTGTACTGGGCTAAGGAGAAGGAACCAAGATGCTCTTAcgtggaaagggaaaaattctaTGAGTGTGCAACTACAGATCCAAACCCAAATCCACTATGGGGGGACAAAAGGTTAGCCAAATTTTGGCACCATATTGGAGTGGACACCATAGAACCCCCGGGCTTCTGGAGGGctccaattaatttttattggaTTTGTGGGAGGTCAGCTTATGTCATGCTGCCTAAAGACTGGGCGGGAAGCTGCACACTTGGAATTATTAaaccttcctttttccttcttccccgCTTAGAGGGTCAGCATTTGGGGGTTCCATTGTATGatgaactgaaaagaaaaaggagagagatgtTAACTGGGGGAACCCAAAAATGGGGAGACGATGAGTGGCCACCAGAACGAATTATAGCAACCTATGGCCCGGCTACCTGGGCGCAAGACGGATCATGGGGATACAGAACCCCAATATATATGCTAAACAGACTGATACGGTTACAAGCAGTGGTAGAGATTATCTCTAATCAGTCCAGCCTAGCCCTTGATTTGCTGTCTGCACAAGCCCGACAAATGAGGACCACGATCTATCAAAACCGGTTAGCCCTGGACTACCTACTGGCAGAAGAGGGAGGCGTGTGTGGGAAGTTCAACTCCTCCGAGTGTTGCATTGAGATAGACGACCACAGTGAGGTAATCAAGAACATAACTACTAACATCCGAAAACTAGCACATGTCCCAGTTCAAAAGTGGTCCTCATTAGTCAAGACCAGTTGGTGGAATAATCTTTTTAATGGAGAGTGGTGGAAAAAGCTATTAATTGTCATAGGCTGTATATTAACCGTGTCTCTTTCTTCGCTTGTCTAA